The following coding sequences lie in one Silvibacterium dinghuense genomic window:
- a CDS encoding DUF4252 domain-containing protein, producing the protein MRWTQTCFPLVMLAMLVSPVARSQTAPPQSAPPPPPPSAQVYPDDSWIPRGMEALGQHASFHTDFTFDKSMLAMAGNFVGDDDTQRVIAKLRGISVHSFKYPAPGMYDPAILDSVRQQYHDRGWKHLVTTHAHPAAAHPGTTDVWVRFANGNVEGIVLLVANETNVNLVAVNGTLSPLDLLHLRGHFGIPRFSGDGFQDADR; encoded by the coding sequence ATGCGTTGGACACAAACATGCTTTCCGTTGGTGATGCTGGCCATGCTCGTATCGCCCGTGGCGCGGTCCCAGACGGCTCCGCCGCAGTCAGCTCCGCCGCCTCCGCCTCCGAGCGCGCAGGTTTATCCGGACGACAGCTGGATTCCGCGTGGCATGGAAGCGCTAGGGCAGCATGCCAGCTTCCATACCGATTTCACCTTCGACAAATCGATGCTGGCGATGGCGGGCAACTTCGTTGGAGACGACGATACGCAACGGGTGATCGCCAAGCTGCGTGGCATCTCGGTACACAGCTTCAAGTATCCGGCTCCCGGAATGTATGATCCGGCGATTCTCGACTCGGTGCGGCAGCAGTATCACGATCGCGGCTGGAAGCACCTGGTGACGACGCATGCACACCCGGCGGCGGCACATCCGGGGACCACGGATGTGTGGGTGCGCTTCGCCAATGGCAATGTGGAAGGCATTGTTCTGCTCGTGGCCAATGAGACCAACGTCAACCTGGTCGCGGTCAACGGTACGCTCAGCCCGCTCGATCTGCTGCATCTGCGCGGCCACTTCGGCATCCCGCGTTTTTCGGGGGACGGGTTTCAGGATGCGGATCGGTAG
- a CDS encoding Type 1 glutamine amidotransferase-like domain-containing protein → MKLLLTSSGINNASIHNAVVDLLGKPIAESNALIVPTGIYPFSVGAAMAYKAVCGRAPTPLCELGWKSLGLLELTALPSIDKTAWVPAIEETDALLVWGGDPLFLSYWMNQSGLPNLLSSLERPMVYVGVSAGSMVTAPIFGETYHKPYKGTGSPLTLEDMTFAGPAGEVTMNFITARGAGLTSFALIPHANHKDRPDASFANAERWAAKLPVPVYAIDDQTAIQVIDESIEVISEGEWKKVTR, encoded by the coding sequence ATGAAGCTTCTTCTCACTTCCTCCGGCATCAACAACGCGAGTATTCATAACGCTGTGGTCGATCTTCTGGGCAAGCCGATCGCCGAATCGAATGCTCTCATCGTTCCCACCGGCATTTATCCCTTTTCCGTCGGCGCTGCCATGGCCTATAAGGCTGTCTGCGGAAGAGCCCCGACTCCCTTATGTGAACTTGGCTGGAAGTCGCTGGGCTTGCTCGAGCTCACAGCGCTGCCCAGCATCGATAAAACGGCATGGGTGCCAGCCATCGAGGAGACGGACGCCCTGCTGGTCTGGGGCGGCGATCCGCTCTTCCTGAGCTATTGGATGAACCAGTCGGGGCTGCCAAATCTCTTATCGTCGTTAGAGCGACCCATGGTTTATGTCGGCGTAAGCGCCGGCAGCATGGTGACAGCGCCTATCTTCGGCGAGACCTACCATAAGCCCTATAAGGGCACTGGCAGCCCGCTCACGCTGGAAGATATGACGTTCGCCGGGCCCGCAGGAGAAGTCACCATGAACTTCATCACGGCCAGGGGAGCGGGATTGACCAGCTTCGCATTGATCCCGCACGCAAACCACAAGGATCGCCCCGATGCCTCTTTCGCGAATGCGGAAAGATGGGCAGCAAAGTTACCCGTGCCGGTATACGCAATCGATGATCAGACCGCCATCCAAGTGATCGACGAGTCTATCGAGGTGATCTCGGAAGGAGAATGGAAGAAAGTCACGAGGTGA
- a CDS encoding YifB family Mg chelatase-like AAA ATPase, with translation MLFKAFSASVYGIDANMIDVEVDFSGIKTSEDHFHTVGLPDAAVRESRDRVRAAIKNSGFDIPPTHITINLAPADLKKEGSGFDLPMAIGILGAYGALHLKDLSQFLLVGELGLDGAVRAISGMLPVAIAARQRGIPNLIIPRANAREAAVVEGVNVFPVESLNQARELLNAAGNGGIHTPPFRVETQQALDPPHHPALDFADVRGQQTARRALEVAAAGGHNILMIGPPGSGKTMLARRLPSILAPLSFEEALETTKIHSVAGILDPESGLVTQRPFRAPHHTISDAGLIGGGAVPRPGEVSLAHNGLLFLDELPEFPRNVLEVLRQPLEDRSVTISRASMSLSFPSAFMLAAAMNPCPCGYFNDKSRECRCTPPIIQRYVSKVSGPLLDRIDIHIEVPAVQYRELRGNGPSSESSAIIRARVLAARERQRIRFAKDKMHANAQMTTRQIRTHCELAPESEHLLERAMQQQGLTARAHDRILKVARTIADLDNQDKLNTGHVAEAIQYRTLDRSYWS, from the coding sequence ATGCTCTTCAAAGCCTTCAGCGCGTCCGTCTACGGCATTGATGCCAACATGATCGATGTCGAAGTCGATTTCTCCGGCATAAAAACATCGGAAGATCACTTCCACACCGTCGGCCTGCCCGACGCCGCCGTGCGCGAAAGCCGCGACCGCGTCCGCGCCGCCATCAAAAACTCCGGCTTCGACATTCCGCCCACGCACATCACCATCAATCTTGCGCCGGCCGATCTCAAGAAGGAAGGCTCTGGCTTTGACCTGCCCATGGCCATCGGTATCCTCGGTGCCTATGGCGCGCTGCACCTCAAAGATCTCAGCCAGTTCCTGCTGGTCGGCGAGCTCGGCCTCGACGGCGCTGTCCGTGCTATCTCCGGCATGCTGCCGGTGGCCATCGCCGCCCGCCAGCGCGGCATTCCCAACCTCATCATTCCCCGCGCCAACGCCCGCGAAGCCGCCGTCGTCGAAGGTGTCAACGTCTTCCCCGTCGAGTCGCTCAACCAGGCGCGTGAGCTGCTCAATGCCGCCGGCAACGGAGGCATCCACACGCCGCCCTTCCGCGTAGAGACACAACAGGCGCTCGACCCACCGCACCATCCCGCGCTCGACTTCGCCGACGTGCGCGGCCAGCAGACGGCGCGCCGCGCGCTCGAAGTCGCAGCCGCAGGCGGACACAACATCCTCATGATCGGCCCACCCGGCTCCGGCAAAACCATGCTCGCACGCCGCCTGCCTTCCATCCTCGCGCCGCTCAGCTTCGAAGAGGCGCTAGAGACTACCAAGATTCACTCCGTCGCCGGCATCCTCGATCCCGAATCCGGCCTCGTCACCCAGCGGCCATTCCGCGCCCCGCACCATACCATCTCGGATGCCGGCCTCATCGGCGGAGGCGCCGTCCCGCGCCCCGGCGAAGTCTCGCTCGCGCACAATGGTCTCCTCTTTCTCGACGAGCTGCCCGAGTTCCCGCGCAACGTACTTGAAGTCCTGCGCCAGCCGCTCGAAGACCGCTCCGTGACCATCTCCCGCGCATCCATGTCGCTGAGCTTCCCCTCCGCCTTCATGCTCGCCGCGGCGATGAACCCCTGCCCCTGCGGCTACTTCAACGACAAGTCACGCGAATGCCGCTGCACGCCGCCCATCATCCAACGCTATGTCTCGAAGGTCTCCGGACCCCTGCTCGACCGCATCGACATCCATATAGAAGTGCCCGCCGTGCAGTATCGTGAACTCCGCGGCAACGGCCCCTCCAGCGAGTCGTCCGCCATCATCCGAGCCCGTGTCCTCGCCGCCCGCGAACGCCAGCGCATCCGCTTCGCCAAAGACAAGATGCACGCCAATGCGCAGATGACCACCCGCCAGATCCGCACCCACTGCGAGCTCGCGCCCGAGTCCGAGCATCTGCTCGAGCGCGCTATGCAGCAGCAAGGACTTACCGCCCGCGCTCATGACCGCATCCTCAAAGTCGCCCGCACCATCGCCGATCTCGACAACCAGGACAAGCTCAACACCGGCCACGTCGCCGAAGCAATCCAGTACCGCACCCTCGACCGCAGCTACTGGAGCTGA
- a CDS encoding MutS-related protein encodes MSEPQSSYRARIDALATASTGLKSRDRSFVTAKIITGIILLALAIWLMKYQPAHIAWILLPAACFVALAIAHERVLRRLRQHTRLAAYYERGMARIENRWATEASTDSITNGLQFLDPHHPYARDLDLFGPGSLFQLLSTARTAPGEETLAAWLQQPAPISEITLRQQAIRELAPQLDLRETLVLAGEEAKGKLHPDALIAWAEAPSPFRRAALRTLFLGLDAAWVASLLAWWQWRWPAPALALSLINIGVSYKFRERMLKAASGVEGAQHDLALLAAILAPIERHTFAAGKLHQLQSRLTCSGICASKAIADLTRRLAWLESNDNWFVKLLNLFCFWTPLCTLAIDAWRARFGPSVRDWLAVAGEMEALTSLAVYTYEHPTDIFPTLIAPDTPRIEAEDLAHPLLARDKAIGNDLALSSASNGLQLIVVSGPNMAGKSTFMRALGLNIVLAQAGAPVFAKRLALSPLQVAASICVLDSLQGGLSRFYAEISRLKQIDDLARAPMPVLFLLDELLSGTNSHDRRTGTERFVRGLLTRGAVGLVTTHDLALAEIAEQIGPHAANYHFADTFDDGKLHFDYKLTPGIVQTANALLLMRSIGLEV; translated from the coding sequence ATGAGCGAGCCGCAATCCTCCTACCGCGCACGCATCGACGCACTCGCCACCGCATCCACTGGCCTCAAGAGCCGTGACCGCTCCTTCGTCACAGCCAAAATCATCACCGGCATCATCCTCCTCGCGCTCGCCATCTGGCTCATGAAGTACCAGCCAGCGCATATCGCGTGGATTCTGCTTCCGGCAGCCTGCTTCGTCGCGCTTGCCATTGCCCATGAGCGTGTTCTTCGCCGCCTGCGCCAGCACACGCGCCTCGCCGCGTATTACGAGCGCGGCATGGCACGCATCGAGAATCGCTGGGCGACAGAAGCTTCGACTGATTCCATCACCAATGGTCTGCAATTTTTAGATCCTCACCACCCCTACGCGCGCGACCTCGACCTCTTCGGCCCCGGCTCGCTCTTCCAGCTGCTCTCCACCGCCCGCACCGCGCCCGGCGAAGAGACGCTCGCAGCCTGGCTGCAGCAGCCTGCACCCATCTCCGAGATCACTCTTCGCCAGCAGGCCATCCGCGAGCTTGCCCCCCAGCTCGACCTGCGCGAAACCCTCGTCCTCGCCGGCGAAGAGGCCAAAGGCAAGCTCCACCCCGACGCGCTCATCGCCTGGGCTGAAGCACCTTCACCTTTCCGCCGTGCAGCGCTGCGCACACTGTTTCTCGGCCTCGATGCCGCCTGGGTCGCGAGCCTCCTCGCATGGTGGCAATGGCGATGGCCGGCTCCGGCGCTGGCCCTCTCTTTGATAAATATCGGCGTCAGTTACAAATTCCGCGAGCGCATGCTCAAGGCTGCATCCGGCGTCGAAGGCGCCCAGCATGATCTCGCGCTGCTCGCGGCGATTCTCGCGCCCATCGAGCGCCATACCTTCGCTGCCGGCAAGCTGCACCAACTGCAGTCACGGCTCACCTGCTCGGGCATCTGTGCCTCGAAAGCCATTGCCGATCTCACCCGCCGCCTCGCATGGCTCGAGTCGAACGACAACTGGTTCGTAAAGCTCCTCAATCTCTTCTGCTTCTGGACACCACTCTGCACGCTCGCTATCGATGCATGGCGCGCGCGCTTCGGCCCCTCTGTCCGCGACTGGCTCGCCGTCGCCGGTGAGATGGAAGCCCTCACCTCGCTCGCCGTCTACACCTACGAGCACCCCACCGATATCTTCCCCACACTCATCGCCCCGGACACGCCACGTATCGAAGCCGAAGATCTCGCCCATCCTCTGCTCGCGCGGGACAAGGCCATCGGTAACGATCTCGCACTGAGCTCCGCAAGCAATGGCTTGCAGCTCATCGTCGTCAGCGGACCGAACATGGCGGGCAAAAGCACCTTCATGCGTGCGCTCGGTCTCAATATCGTCCTCGCGCAGGCCGGCGCGCCTGTCTTCGCGAAGCGCCTTGCGCTTTCTCCATTGCAGGTCGCGGCCTCCATTTGCGTGCTCGATTCGCTGCAGGGCGGCCTCTCGCGCTTCTACGCCGAGATCTCCCGCCTCAAGCAGATCGACGACCTCGCCCGCGCACCCATGCCTGTGCTCTTCCTGCTTGACGAGCTGCTCTCCGGCACCAACTCGCACGACCGCCGCACCGGCACCGAGCGCTTCGTCCGCGGACTGCTCACGCGCGGAGCCGTCGGCCTCGTCACGACGCACGATCTTGCCCTCGCCGAGATCGCCGAGCAGATCGGCCCGCATGCCGCCAACTACCACTTCGCCGACACCTTCGACGACGGCAAGCTGCACTTCGACTACAAACTCACGCCCGGCATCGTACAGACGGCGAACGCACTGCTCCTCATGCGCTCCATCGGCCTCGAAGTGTAA
- a CDS encoding GntR family transcriptional regulator yields MIVRVHPASGVPIYLQIEQQVKQAIAAGVLKHDDALPPVRRLASEVRVNPNTVARAYQNLERDGVIRTVQGGGCYVNGQAPGLLESEKARRLRPLAAQLAVEAMQLRFNQEATVELVEAAFAELEAANRQRQEGE; encoded by the coding sequence ATGATTGTCAGGGTTCATCCAGCGTCCGGCGTTCCTATCTACCTGCAGATCGAGCAGCAGGTGAAGCAGGCGATCGCCGCCGGAGTTTTGAAGCATGACGATGCGCTGCCACCGGTGCGAAGACTGGCGTCCGAGGTGCGAGTCAATCCGAACACCGTGGCCCGGGCTTATCAGAACCTGGAGCGGGATGGCGTGATCCGGACCGTGCAGGGCGGCGGTTGCTATGTGAATGGGCAGGCTCCGGGGCTGCTCGAAAGCGAGAAGGCGCGCCGCCTGCGTCCGCTGGCCGCGCAGCTGGCGGTCGAGGCGATGCAGCTGCGCTTCAACCAGGAGGCGACGGTGGAGTTGGTGGAGGCGGCTTTTGCGGAGCTCGAGGCCGCGAATCGCCAGAGACAGGAGGGGGAATAA
- a CDS encoding YciI family protein translates to MPENEARRREIPRNLKGYFLCLLRKGPQWNETGDSPALMLEHLAWLRQQMESRRYVVAGPVVGPAVVPVHAAAEDDLVGITILTAETPEEAQALVDGDPGVKAGRLRMEVRPVFLPSLDAVRVEY, encoded by the coding sequence ATGCCAGAGAACGAAGCGCGGCGCAGAGAGATTCCGCGCAACCTGAAGGGATATTTCCTTTGCCTGCTGCGCAAAGGACCGCAGTGGAACGAGACGGGGGATTCGCCCGCGCTGATGCTGGAACACCTGGCCTGGCTGCGCCAGCAGATGGAGTCGCGCCGCTATGTGGTTGCGGGCCCGGTGGTTGGGCCGGCAGTGGTACCGGTGCATGCGGCGGCTGAGGATGATCTGGTGGGGATTACCATTCTCACTGCGGAGACGCCGGAAGAGGCGCAGGCGCTGGTCGACGGCGATCCGGGCGTGAAGGCCGGACGGCTGCGCATGGAAGTGCGGCCGGTGTTTCTGCCTTCTCTGGATGCGGTGCGGGTGGAGTACTGA
- a CDS encoding DoxX family membrane protein produces the protein MALRTNSKVRAVITWVLRCVIGLIFLLVGVEKLTGTMGTIPFFDAIGWGQWLRYVSGAVDTAGALLVFFPRFTSLGAFMITCSVGLGTYLCYAKAVFNPAFPLVMTLLAATLIWLGWTSRTA, from the coding sequence ATGGCGTTGCGGACAAACAGTAAGGTGCGTGCTGTCATCACCTGGGTTCTTAGGTGCGTCATCGGTTTGATCTTTCTCCTGGTTGGTGTCGAGAAGCTTACGGGAACGATGGGCACCATTCCATTCTTCGACGCGATCGGTTGGGGACAGTGGCTACGTTACGTTTCGGGAGCTGTAGACACGGCTGGGGCGCTCCTGGTTTTCTTCCCGCGTTTCACCTCGCTGGGGGCCTTCATGATTACCTGCAGCGTGGGTCTTGGAACTTACCTTTGCTATGCGAAGGCTGTCTTTAACCCTGCTTTTCCTCTAGTGATGACGCTTCTGGCTGCAACGCTGATTTGGCTTGGTTGGACATCAAGAACGGCCTGA
- a CDS encoding DNA-directed RNA polymerase subunit omega — protein MRSDLIFGALAHVKNRYQLCQLASKATRKLHKPNTRLQDTTNDVLVRFREASPAAPGSISPSGSIEQRRAA, from the coding sequence ATGCGTTCTGATCTCATTTTTGGGGCTCTTGCCCACGTCAAGAACCGGTACCAGCTCTGTCAGCTCGCCTCGAAGGCTACGCGCAAGCTGCACAAGCCGAACACCCGCCTCCAGGACACGACCAACGATGTACTGGTCCGTTTCCGCGAAGCGAGCCCTGCGGCTCCCGGTTCCATTTCACCCTCCGGTTCCATCGAGCAGCGCCGCGCAGCCTAA
- the rho gene encoding transcription termination factor Rho yields MTISELKEKNITELSKIARTLEIPGASGLRKQDLIFKILQAQSEKEGHIFAEGVLEILPDGYGFLRSPDYNYLPGPDDIYVSPSQIRKFDLKTGDTISGNVRPPHEGEKYFALVKIEAINFESPEETRNKILFDNLTPLYPQERIKMETVRDNISGRVMDLLTPIGKGQRGLIVAPPRTGKTVLLQSIANSITSNHPEVVLIVLLIDERPEEVTDMQRSVKGEVISSTFDEPAARHVQVAEMVIEKAKRLVEHKRDVVILLDSITRLARAYNTIVPPSGKVLSGGVDSNALQRPKRFFGAARNIEEGGSLTIIATALVDTGSRMDEVIFEEFKGTGNMEVILDRKLVDKRVFPAIDIQRSGTRKEELLIPKEDLSRIWVLRKVLNPLSPTEAMELLVDKLGKTRNNAEFLLNMSSL; encoded by the coding sequence ATGACCATCTCCGAACTCAAAGAAAAAAACATCACAGAGCTGAGCAAAATCGCTCGCACTCTGGAGATCCCCGGCGCCAGCGGCCTCCGCAAGCAGGACCTCATCTTCAAGATTCTCCAGGCGCAGAGCGAAAAAGAAGGCCACATCTTCGCCGAAGGCGTCCTCGAAATCCTGCCTGACGGCTACGGCTTCCTCCGCTCCCCGGACTACAACTATCTGCCCGGTCCCGACGACATCTACGTCTCTCCCTCCCAGATCCGCAAGTTCGACCTCAAGACCGGCGACACCATCAGCGGCAACGTCCGCCCGCCCCACGAAGGTGAGAAGTACTTCGCCTTGGTCAAGATCGAGGCCATCAACTTCGAGTCGCCGGAAGAGACCCGCAACAAGATCCTGTTCGACAACCTGACGCCTCTCTATCCGCAGGAGCGGATCAAGATGGAGACCGTCCGCGACAACATCAGCGGCCGCGTCATGGATCTGCTCACCCCCATCGGCAAGGGCCAGCGCGGGCTGATCGTCGCCCCGCCGCGCACCGGTAAAACCGTGCTGCTGCAGTCGATTGCGAACTCCATCACCTCGAACCACCCCGAAGTCGTGCTCATCGTCCTGCTCATCGACGAGCGTCCGGAAGAAGTTACCGACATGCAGCGCTCGGTGAAGGGCGAGGTCATCAGCTCGACTTTCGACGAACCGGCCGCACGCCACGTCCAGGTGGCCGAAATGGTCATCGAAAAGGCCAAGCGCCTGGTCGAGCACAAGCGTGACGTCGTCATCCTGCTCGATTCGATCACCCGTCTCGCCCGCGCCTACAACACCATCGTCCCCCCGTCGGGCAAGGTGCTCTCGGGCGGTGTCGACTCGAACGCGCTGCAGCGCCCGAAGCGCTTCTTCGGCGCGGCCCGCAACATCGAGGAAGGCGGCTCGCTGACCATCATCGCCACCGCGCTGGTCGATACCGGCTCGCGCATGGACGAGGTCATCTTCGAAGAGTTCAAGGGCACCGGCAACATGGAAGTCATTCTCGACCGCAAGCTGGTCGACAAGCGTGTCTTCCCGGCCATCGACATCCAGCGCTCCGGCACTCGTAAGGAAGAGCTGCTCATCCCCAAGGAAGACCTCTCGCGCATCTGGGTCCTCCGCAAGGTGCTCAACCCGCTCTCGCCCACCGAAGCCATGGAACTGCTGGTCGACAAACTCGGCAAAACCCGCAACAACGCGGAGTTCCTGCTGAACATGAGTTCGCTGTAG
- a CDS encoding HEAT repeat domain-containing protein: protein MKAWQRACGTVAIGMMGLGVMHGQTEKPDDNSGIVQTTGEPDQPVLAQAERLKKDQPAALAEAWEMLKSAGEASKPLEHVGLLVALGTMGGYKDAESILVDSMKSGDLDVRLAAVAAAGGSEDKTLIPALKQALDDKTPEVMMTAAAALWKLDDHSGEEVLQGVLSGQVKGKSGAFKSGLHTMSHDMHDPSAMWMMGAEEGAGMLFGPVGMAIGAVRFAHPGPSANSPRVISAGLLASNPIEANEKILIATAKDKDPFVRQASLRALGKFHGSAVTDALIDGFDDPKPSVRYMAAASYIRVVTPLKGAARTHVTHRAVKHS, encoded by the coding sequence ATGAAGGCGTGGCAGCGTGCATGTGGAACGGTAGCGATTGGAATGATGGGCCTGGGCGTGATGCATGGGCAGACGGAGAAGCCGGACGATAATTCGGGGATCGTGCAGACGACGGGCGAGCCGGATCAGCCGGTACTCGCGCAGGCTGAACGGCTGAAGAAAGATCAGCCTGCGGCTCTAGCCGAGGCGTGGGAGATGTTGAAGTCGGCCGGTGAGGCTTCAAAGCCGCTGGAGCATGTGGGACTGCTGGTCGCGTTGGGGACGATGGGCGGCTACAAGGATGCGGAGTCGATTCTCGTGGACTCGATGAAAAGCGGCGATCTCGATGTGCGGCTGGCCGCGGTGGCCGCGGCAGGCGGCAGCGAAGACAAGACGCTGATTCCGGCCCTGAAGCAGGCACTCGACGACAAAACGCCGGAGGTGATGATGACGGCTGCGGCCGCGCTGTGGAAGCTGGACGACCACTCAGGCGAGGAGGTGCTGCAGGGCGTGCTCTCCGGCCAGGTGAAGGGCAAGTCGGGAGCATTCAAGTCGGGGCTGCATACGATGAGCCACGACATGCACGACCCTTCGGCGATGTGGATGATGGGCGCGGAAGAGGGAGCGGGAATGCTGTTCGGTCCGGTGGGCATGGCGATTGGAGCGGTGCGGTTTGCGCATCCAGGGCCGTCGGCGAATTCACCGCGAGTGATCAGCGCCGGGCTATTGGCGAGCAATCCGATAGAGGCGAATGAAAAGATTCTGATTGCGACGGCGAAGGACAAGGACCCGTTTGTGCGGCAGGCTTCGCTGCGTGCCTTGGGAAAGTTTCACGGCAGCGCGGTGACGGACGCGTTGATCGATGGCTTCGACGATCCGAAGCCTTCGGTGCGCTATATGGCGGCGGCTTCGTATATCCGCGTGGTGACGCCGCTGAAGGGCGCGGCGCGGACGCATGTGACGCATCGGGCAGTGAAGCACAGCTGA
- a CDS encoding ABC transporter ATP-binding protein yields the protein MSGLAVETAGLVKRYGTLAAVDGLSMHVLQGAIYGFLGRNGAGKTTTLRVLAGLTASDGGRATVLGIEAGRDRTDILSRAGFVIDPVLPGWMTGWDAARFNRGFFPTWSDEAVRRYAATLEVPMDRKFKQLSQGNKTKLCLVMAMAQQPEVLVLDEPTAGMDPVSTDQLARLLVEEFAGQGRTVLLSSHHLSEVERIADWVGMVDEGKILLEARLDDIRTTYRRIRAAGDRLPASVPEMVTASANAGLTEYVVRSGAESTVAALHGQGAMVLEVLPLNLSEMFLALAGRESHVPVEVLA from the coding sequence ATGAGCGGGCTGGCGGTAGAGACGGCGGGGCTGGTGAAACGGTACGGAACGCTGGCGGCGGTGGACGGGCTTTCGATGCACGTGCTGCAGGGAGCGATTTACGGCTTCCTGGGGCGCAACGGGGCAGGAAAGACGACGACGCTGCGGGTGCTGGCAGGGTTGACCGCCTCCGATGGCGGCCGGGCAACGGTGTTGGGGATCGAGGCGGGGCGCGACCGGACAGATATCTTGTCGCGGGCCGGTTTCGTGATCGATCCGGTGCTGCCGGGCTGGATGACGGGCTGGGATGCGGCGCGCTTCAACCGCGGATTTTTTCCGACCTGGAGCGATGAGGCGGTGCGACGGTATGCTGCGACTCTTGAAGTTCCGATGGACCGGAAGTTCAAGCAGCTCTCGCAGGGCAACAAGACCAAGCTTTGCCTGGTGATGGCGATGGCGCAGCAGCCGGAGGTGCTGGTTCTGGATGAGCCGACGGCGGGTATGGATCCGGTCTCGACGGATCAGCTGGCGCGGCTGCTGGTGGAGGAGTTCGCGGGCCAGGGGCGGACGGTGCTGCTCTCTTCACACCATTTATCCGAGGTCGAGCGCATTGCCGACTGGGTGGGGATGGTCGACGAGGGAAAGATTCTGCTGGAGGCGCGGCTGGACGATATTCGGACTACTTATAGGCGGATTCGCGCGGCGGGTGACCGGCTGCCGGCCTCGGTGCCGGAGATGGTGACGGCGAGCGCGAATGCCGGGCTCACCGAATATGTAGTACGGAGCGGGGCGGAGTCGACGGTAGCCGCTCTGCATGGGCAGGGCGCGATGGTGCTCGAGGTGCTGCCGTTGAACTTATCGGAGATGTTCCTGGCGCTGGCCGGAAGGGAGAGCCATGTACCTGTGGAAGTATTGGCGTGA
- a CDS encoding alanyl-tRNA editing protein, whose protein sequence is MTDRLYYQDSFLSRFTAHVTDIREDSRADGVSLWQIALDRTAFYPTSGGQPFDTGLFRATSRSGAVLEATVESVEEDASGQVWHYTRKPLLAGTAIEAEIDWERRLDHIQQHSGQHLLSAVFAHEIKAPTVGFHLGETESTIDLAVPPPAHHTIERIERLANQLIAEDRAVSIRTAPRAEAESLLAQGKLSKLPEREGDIRLIEIADYDLNACGGTHVRSTGQIGALLLRGVEKNSRGCRITFVAGDRAIAAARSDHELLHRAAGILSTGTAGIPAAVEKLLAESKIGARERMRLREEVATYHASRLLVEELPQHNLRVICRIFPDRDRDYIRLLASRVVASVPHTLALLASSESSPASIVLARTADLDLHCGETLTRALAVFGSRGGGSPDLAQGQLDELEVPNFFAQLTHQLREFLRSETANT, encoded by the coding sequence ATGACCGATCGCCTGTATTACCAGGACTCCTTCCTCTCCCGCTTCACCGCGCACGTCACCGATATCCGCGAAGACTCCCGCGCCGACGGCGTCTCACTCTGGCAGATCGCTCTCGACCGCACCGCGTTTTATCCCACCAGCGGCGGCCAGCCGTTTGACACCGGCCTGTTCCGCGCCACCTCGCGCAGCGGCGCCGTGCTCGAAGCCACCGTGGAGTCCGTCGAAGAGGACGCATCCGGTCAGGTCTGGCACTATACCCGCAAACCCCTGCTCGCAGGAACCGCCATCGAAGCGGAGATCGACTGGGAGCGCCGTCTCGATCACATCCAGCAGCACTCCGGCCAGCATCTTCTTTCTGCCGTCTTCGCGCATGAGATCAAGGCCCCGACCGTCGGCTTCCATCTCGGCGAAACGGAGTCCACGATCGACCTCGCCGTTCCGCCGCCCGCGCACCACACCATCGAGCGCATCGAGCGCCTGGCCAACCAGCTCATCGCCGAAGACCGCGCCGTCTCCATCCGCACCGCGCCTCGCGCCGAGGCCGAATCGCTGCTGGCGCAGGGAAAATTGAGCAAGCTGCCCGAGCGCGAAGGCGACATCCGCCTGATTGAAATCGCCGACTATGACCTGAACGCCTGCGGTGGCACCCATGTCCGCTCCACCGGCCAGATCGGAGCCCTGTTGCTGCGCGGCGTCGAGAAGAACAGCCGCGGCTGCCGCATCACCTTCGTCGCAGGTGACCGCGCCATCGCCGCGGCCCGCTCCGACCACGAACTCCTGCACCGTGCAGCCGGCATCCTCTCCACCGGCACCGCGGGCATTCCTGCCGCCGTTGAAAAACTTCTCGCCGAAAGCAAAATCGGCGCCCGCGAGCGCATGCGCCTGCGCGAGGAAGTGGCCACCTACCACGCCTCACGCCTTCTCGTGGAAGAACTCCCGCAGCATAATCTGCGCGTCATCTGCCGCATCTTCCCCGACCGTGACCGCGACTATATCCGCCTGCTCGCTTCCCGTGTGGTTGCCTCAGTGCCTCACACCCTGGCTTTGCTCGCTTCATCGGAGAGCTCGCCGGCCTCGATCGTGCTCGCCCGTACGGCCGATCTCGATCTCCACTGCGGAGAAACGCTCACGCGCGCTCTGGCCGTCTTCGGCTCCCGCGGCGGCGGCTCACCCGATCTCGCCCAGGGACAGCTCGACGAGCTCGAAGTGCCGAACTTCTTCGCTCAGCTCACGCACCAGCTCCGCGAATTTCTCCGCTCCGAGACCGCGAACACCTAA